The following proteins come from a genomic window of Candidatus Neomarinimicrobiota bacterium:
- a CDS encoding class I SAM-dependent methyltransferase — MIPSDEQTSKLYDRWVEFMVGTHGAFEDDPRNRFIFEEILAFSNSIQDGSTIIDIGAGQCELAMFFENSNYVGLDLGIGDENWDFSNISVRGDVQNLPLKDSVADAALNVWVMEHIPDPPLVMHEMFRVLKPGGKVFLVAPFSLHEHQQPFDFYRYTRFGIKHLFESSGFSSIRVYSDSSQEFAMGHESYKWLLALSERLTMQEEQREHLNRALETTRALMLATAKQFPAKTGDFALNWICVAEK; from the coding sequence TTGATTCCTTCGGATGAACAAACGTCCAAACTATATGACAGGTGGGTTGAGTTCATGGTCGGTACCCACGGCGCTTTCGAGGATGATCCGCGAAACCGGTTTATCTTTGAAGAAATATTAGCGTTTTCCAATTCAATTCAAGACGGCTCTACCATAATAGATATAGGCGCCGGTCAGTGTGAGCTGGCAATGTTCTTTGAAAATTCTAATTATGTTGGACTTGACCTTGGTATAGGCGATGAGAATTGGGATTTTTCTAATATATCCGTTCGTGGGGACGTTCAAAATTTACCGCTAAAAGACTCTGTTGCCGATGCGGCATTGAACGTGTGGGTGATGGAGCATATACCCGACCCGCCGCTTGTGATGCACGAGATGTTCAGGGTATTGAAGCCCGGAGGCAAGGTTTTTCTCGTTGCTCCGTTTTCACTACACGAACATCAGCAGCCTTTTGATTTTTACAGATATACCCGGTTTGGGATAAAGCATTTATTTGAGTCTTCCGGTTTTTCAAGCATAAGAGTCTATTCTGATTCTTCTCAGGAATTTGCCATGGGTCATGAATCCTACAAGTGGCTGTTAGCGCTCTCAGAAAGGCTCACAATGCAGGAAGAACAAAGAGAACACCTGAATCGGGCGCTTGAGACAACCCGCGCTCTAATGCTTGCGACGGCTAAACAATTCCCCGCTAAGACGGGAGATTTCGCACTCAACTGGATTTGTGTTGCCGAAAAATGA